A part of Desulfotomaculum nigrificans DSM 574 genomic DNA contains:
- a CDS encoding DMT family transporter has product MEKLLGAFYLSLAAGIWGGMYVVSKYVLDFVPPLTLVVLRFIIASVVLGLIFLATRDKPVAKEDIKLMAWLGFIGYTVSIGAQFAGTWLSSAHMGAVITSASPAFIVIFGVLLLKEKITLTKIIALVIATAGVGVVVGIGGEDLAGGSLAGNLFLVLAAVSWALYSVLGKIATRKYSSLAVTLYASLFGVVFTGPLSLWELTKLPAHPLANHWVWLGILYLGIVSTAGAFYFWNKGFELMDASSAAIFFFVQPVLGSLLGWLILNEHLETNFFIGGAMILAGVAITSFIPDTTGPKKESVS; this is encoded by the coding sequence ATGGAAAAATTGTTGGGTGCCTTTTACCTGTCTCTGGCCGCCGGTATTTGGGGCGGTATGTATGTGGTAAGTAAATATGTGTTAGACTTTGTACCTCCCCTGACCCTGGTGGTTTTAAGGTTCATTATTGCCTCTGTTGTATTAGGGTTAATTTTCTTGGCCACCCGGGATAAACCGGTGGCCAAAGAGGATATTAAATTAATGGCCTGGTTGGGCTTTATCGGCTACACCGTCTCCATTGGTGCTCAATTTGCCGGCACCTGGCTATCCTCGGCCCACATGGGGGCAGTCATCACCTCTGCCTCACCGGCCTTTATCGTCATATTTGGGGTACTCTTGTTAAAAGAAAAAATAACCCTGACCAAAATTATCGCCCTGGTAATAGCCACCGCCGGGGTAGGAGTGGTGGTGGGTATTGGCGGCGAGGATTTGGCCGGTGGCAGCTTGGCGGGAAACTTATTTCTGGTGCTGGCGGCCGTAAGTTGGGCTTTATATTCGGTACTGGGGAAAATAGCCACCCGGAAATACTCATCCCTGGCCGTAACATTATACGCCTCTCTGTTTGGGGTGGTTTTTACCGGTCCCTTATCCCTTTGGGAGTTAACCAAACTGCCGGCCCACCCTTTGGCCAACCACTGGGTTTGGTTAGGTATTCTCTATCTGGGCATTGTCTCCACAGCCGGCGCCTTTTACTTTTGGAATAAAGGTTTCGAGCTGATGGATGCTTCTTCGGCAGCTATATTTTTCTTTGTGCAGCCGGTACTGGGCTCCCTGCTGGGTTGGCTTATTCTTAATGAACATTTAGAAACAAACTTTTTTATCGGCGGTGCCATGATATTAGCCGGGGTAGCCATTACCTCTTTCATCCCGGACACCACCGGCCCAAAGAAAGAATCAGTAAGCTAA
- a CDS encoding Tex family protein encodes MYKQIARELAIGEKQVAQTVKLLDDGNTVPFIARYRKEVTGELDEVQIRKIEERMTSLRNLAKRKEEVIHSIEEQGKLTEELKQAILAAETVTAVEDLYQPFRPKRKTRASVAREKGLEPLARWLFQAPPGADPAAEALNYVNPDAGVNNGEEALQGAMDIVAEMVSDDPETRGWVREFTFRRGELVTEVKDQAADERGVYRMYYEHREPVKFVPPHRILAINRGEKEDILRVKIEVNEDVILEQLNRRWIPAKSGAADLLKAAVQDGYRRLLAPTVERDIRNQLTDKGEEQAITVFSKNLRQLLLQPPVKGKVVLGLDPAYRTGCKWAVVDATGKLLEVGVIYPTPPQNKVAESRTEIIRLVDKYKVDIIAIGNGTASRETEQFVAELIQDQGWSNVKYIIVNEAGASVYSASELAAKEFPELDVAQRSAVSIARRLQDPLAELVKIEPRSIGVGQYQHDVAPKRLEESLKGVVESAVNMVGVDLNTASPSLLSYVSGINSTVANNIVKYREENGQFKERSQLKKVPRLGPKAFEQSVGFLRIPGGVNPLDNTGIHPESYPVAQKLLQQIGCDESDLGSPEIRSKLSKINVEETAKMLATGVPTLRDIIDGLLRPGRDPREDLPGPLFRTDVLKIEDLQPGMVLKGTVRNVVDFGAFVDIGLKNDGLVHRSELSDRPFRHPLDVVAVGDIVDVRVLSVDLERGRVALSMKLS; translated from the coding sequence ATGTATAAACAAATAGCCCGGGAGTTGGCCATTGGAGAAAAACAGGTGGCACAAACCGTTAAGCTTTTAGATGATGGCAACACCGTGCCCTTCATTGCCCGTTACCGTAAAGAAGTTACCGGCGAACTGGATGAGGTGCAAATCAGAAAGATTGAGGAAAGAATGACTTCTTTACGTAACCTGGCTAAACGTAAAGAAGAGGTCATTCATTCCATTGAAGAACAGGGTAAATTGACGGAAGAACTGAAACAAGCCATTTTAGCTGCCGAGACAGTTACCGCCGTGGAGGATTTGTACCAGCCCTTCCGGCCCAAAAGAAAAACCCGGGCCAGTGTGGCCAGGGAAAAAGGCCTGGAGCCCCTGGCCCGGTGGTTATTCCAGGCCCCTCCGGGGGCTGACCCGGCTGCGGAAGCATTAAACTACGTTAATCCGGATGCCGGGGTTAACAATGGAGAAGAGGCTTTGCAAGGGGCCATGGACATTGTGGCGGAAATGGTGTCGGACGACCCGGAAACCAGGGGCTGGGTCCGGGAATTTACCTTCCGGCGCGGGGAACTGGTTACCGAGGTAAAAGACCAGGCTGCTGATGAGCGGGGAGTTTACCGCATGTACTACGAACACCGGGAACCGGTTAAATTTGTACCGCCGCACCGAATTTTGGCCATTAACCGGGGCGAAAAAGAAGATATTTTAAGGGTAAAAATCGAGGTTAACGAGGATGTAATTTTAGAGCAGCTTAACCGCCGGTGGATTCCGGCTAAATCCGGGGCCGCGGACTTACTTAAGGCCGCCGTGCAAGACGGTTACCGCAGACTTTTAGCTCCCACAGTGGAACGGGATATCCGCAACCAGCTAACCGATAAAGGGGAAGAACAGGCCATCACGGTATTCTCCAAAAACCTGCGCCAGCTGTTGCTGCAGCCGCCGGTTAAAGGGAAAGTTGTTTTAGGTCTGGACCCTGCCTATCGCACCGGCTGCAAGTGGGCGGTAGTAGACGCCACCGGTAAACTCCTGGAGGTAGGGGTAATTTACCCTACCCCACCCCAAAACAAAGTGGCGGAATCCAGAACGGAAATTATCCGCCTGGTGGATAAATATAAGGTTGATATTATTGCCATTGGTAACGGTACAGCTTCCAGGGAAACCGAGCAGTTTGTGGCGGAGCTGATTCAGGACCAGGGTTGGTCAAATGTTAAATATATCATTGTTAATGAAGCCGGAGCCAGCGTGTACTCAGCTTCTGAATTGGCGGCTAAAGAATTTCCGGAGCTGGATGTGGCCCAGCGCAGTGCCGTTTCCATTGCCAGAAGATTGCAGGACCCCCTGGCCGAGTTGGTAAAAATTGAGCCCAGGTCCATCGGCGTGGGGCAATACCAACACGATGTGGCACCCAAGCGGTTGGAGGAAAGCCTCAAAGGGGTAGTGGAATCAGCGGTGAATATGGTGGGGGTGGACTTAAATACAGCTTCACCTTCCCTGCTGTCCTATGTTTCCGGTATCAACTCCACCGTGGCCAATAATATCGTCAAATATCGGGAGGAAAACGGTCAGTTTAAAGAACGCAGTCAGCTCAAAAAAGTTCCCCGGCTGGGACCCAAAGCCTTTGAACAAAGTGTCGGGTTCTTGCGGATTCCCGGCGGTGTCAACCCCCTGGATAATACCGGTATTCACCCGGAGTCCTATCCGGTGGCCCAAAAACTGCTGCAGCAAATCGGCTGTGACGAATCTGACCTGGGCAGCCCGGAGATCAGGTCCAAGTTAAGTAAGATTAATGTGGAGGAAACCGCCAAAATGTTGGCAACAGGCGTACCAACCCTGAGGGATATAATTGACGGGCTGCTGCGGCCCGGCCGGGACCCCCGGGAAGATTTACCCGGCCCCCTGTTCCGTACAGATGTATTAAAAATAGAGGACTTACAGCCCGGCATGGTCTTAAAAGGAACTGTGCGCAACGTAGTGGACTTTGGTGCCTTTGTGGACATTGGTTTGAAAAATGATGGATTGGTCCACCGCTCTGAGCTAAGCGACCGCCCATTCCGCCACCCGCTGGATGTGGTGGCAGTGGGGGACATAGTGGATGTCAGAGTGCTGTCAGTTGATCTGGAAAGGGGACGGGTGGCCCTGAGTATGAAGTTGTCCTAG
- a CDS encoding acyl-CoA dehydratase activase — protein sequence MKGYLGIDVGSVSTNIVFMDDDTNVLESLYLRTNGQPVATVQRGLRQIREALPQQTVIRGVGTTGSGRQLTGIVVGADAVKNEITAHAVAASHLVPGVQTVLEIGGQDSKIIILRNGVVADFAMNTVCAAGTGSFLDQQASRLNIAIEEFGDLALQGKTPVRIAGRCAVFAESDMIHKQQMGFNLEDILAGLCEALVRNYLNNVGKGKEILAPVAFQGGVAANAGMRRAFERALGMEVIVPKYFNVMGAVGAALLAKEAVARGVPTRFKGFGVADMEYKAGSFECDGCPNLCEVIEMAEAGKIIARWGDRCGKWSNAVSVEQTAGSVS from the coding sequence GTGAAAGGTTACCTTGGCATTGATGTAGGATCTGTCAGCACCAATATTGTTTTTATGGATGATGATACCAATGTATTAGAAAGCCTGTACCTGCGTACCAACGGGCAGCCGGTGGCCACTGTCCAGCGGGGTTTAAGGCAAATAAGAGAAGCATTGCCCCAGCAAACCGTGATCCGGGGGGTTGGCACCACCGGTAGCGGACGCCAGCTAACCGGTATTGTGGTGGGGGCGGATGCGGTGAAAAATGAAATCACCGCCCATGCCGTGGCCGCCAGTCATCTGGTGCCGGGGGTACAAACAGTTTTGGAAATAGGGGGCCAGGATAGTAAAATCATTATCCTGCGCAATGGTGTAGTGGCTGATTTTGCCATGAACACAGTATGTGCCGCCGGTACCGGGAGCTTTTTGGATCAACAGGCCAGCCGATTAAACATTGCCATTGAAGAATTTGGGGACCTGGCTTTACAAGGCAAGACTCCTGTCCGGATAGCCGGCCGCTGTGCTGTTTTTGCCGAGTCAGACATGATTCACAAACAGCAAATGGGCTTTAATCTGGAAGACATTTTAGCCGGCCTCTGTGAAGCGCTGGTGCGAAACTACCTGAATAATGTGGGTAAAGGGAAAGAAATCCTGGCGCCGGTGGCATTCCAGGGTGGGGTGGCGGCCAATGCCGGCATGAGGCGGGCCTTTGAACGGGCCTTAGGCATGGAAGTAATTGTGCCCAAATACTTCAATGTGATGGGTGCCGTGGGGGCCGCTTTATTGGCTAAGGAAGCCGTGGCCAGGGGTGTGCCCACCAGGTTTAAAGGTTTTGGCGTAGCCGACATGGAATATAAAGCAGGTTCCTTTGAATGTGACGGCTGCCCCAACCTGTGTGAAGTTATCGAGATGGCCGAGGCGGGCAAGATTATCGCCCGCTGGGGAGACCGCTGCGGCAAGTGGTCCAATGCTGTATCAGTGGAGCAAACAGCCGGCAGCGTAAGCTAA
- a CDS encoding acyl-CoA dehydratase activase-related protein, which translates to MKVTFPHMGYMYVPLKAMFKYLDIDVVVPPPCSKRTLTLGAKNAPEFACLPLKLNIGNFLEVKEQGADTIMMAGGCGPCRFGYYAYVEHEILKDLAVDYHLVVLEPPEKHIGELLTRIRQITGNRPWIKVINAIRYGYLKARATDEIERMSYQIRPRELKAGATDRALKQAIDEIDRADSPGTLPAALNRAREIMQAVPVDKNRPVLKVAVIGEIYTLLEPFANQNIERHLGQMGVEVDRSIMLSEWINDHLFMGLLKNVRSSQRFRKVASPYLNHFVGGHGEETVGSAVWYARQGFDGAIQILPFTCMPEIVAQSILPRVSEDTGMPTMTLIMDEHSGEAGMITRLEAFVDLLHRKHEQKEALTS; encoded by the coding sequence ATGAAAGTAACTTTTCCGCACATGGGTTATATGTATGTGCCCCTCAAGGCCATGTTTAAATACCTGGACATTGACGTGGTGGTGCCACCACCCTGCAGTAAGCGCACCTTGACCCTGGGGGCTAAAAATGCCCCGGAATTTGCCTGCCTGCCCCTTAAGTTAAACATAGGCAACTTCCTGGAGGTCAAGGAACAGGGGGCGGATACCATTATGATGGCCGGGGGCTGCGGCCCCTGCCGTTTTGGTTATTACGCCTATGTGGAGCATGAAATATTAAAGGATCTGGCTGTAGACTATCACCTGGTGGTGCTGGAACCGCCGGAAAAACATATTGGCGAACTATTGACCCGCATCCGGCAGATCACCGGTAACCGTCCCTGGATTAAAGTGATTAATGCCATTCGTTATGGCTATTTAAAGGCCAGGGCCACTGACGAAATTGAGAGAATGTCTTATCAAATCCGGCCCCGGGAGTTAAAAGCCGGGGCCACCGACCGGGCCTTAAAACAAGCCATAGACGAAATTGACCGGGCCGATAGCCCCGGTACTTTGCCTGCGGCCTTAAACCGGGCCAGGGAAATTATGCAGGCGGTGCCGGTGGATAAAAACCGGCCTGTTTTAAAAGTGGCGGTCATTGGGGAGATTTATACCCTGCTGGAGCCCTTTGCCAATCAAAACATAGAGCGGCATCTGGGCCAAATGGGTGTTGAGGTGGATCGCTCCATCATGCTCAGTGAATGGATCAACGACCACCTGTTCATGGGTCTGTTAAAAAATGTCCGCAGCAGCCAGCGGTTTAGAAAGGTGGCCTCACCCTATCTGAACCACTTTGTGGGGGGACATGGTGAGGAAACGGTGGGCAGCGCGGTGTGGTATGCCCGGCAGGGCTTTGACGGGGCCATTCAAATTTTACCCTTTACCTGTATGCCGGAAATAGTGGCCCAGAGTATTTTACCCCGGGTCAGTGAAGACACCGGTATGCCCACCATGACCCTGATTATGGATGAACATTCCGGCGAGGCCGGCATGATCACCCGGTTGGAAGCTTTTGTGGATTTACTGCATAGAAAGCACGAGCAAAAGGAGGCTTTAACTTCCTAG
- a CDS encoding acyl-CoA dehydratase activase-related protein: MPVRVGIPRALLYYYYFPMWKKFLEQLGGEVVVSGRTTKGILTRGVQRCVDEACLPIKLAFGHVQDMVDKGVDYIFLPRMVSVARREYICPKFLGFPDMVKQNIPGLPPVIDTAVNMRKSSRDINQFIWQVGAVFGKSPLQSWLAYRQARQVHNRYIKLLEQGLLPEEAMQVLAGKEAPQADNNADLTLAVIGHPYNIYDPFISMNIIGRLKKAGARVLTPDNLTEQMVNQGVSRLPKKLFWTLSRRMTGGALEYQRQGKVDGIIHVAAFACGPDSMTGELIERYIRREGKIPFMSINLDEHTGEAGVITRLEAFLDMVRWRRTAG; this comes from the coding sequence ATGCCTGTTCGGGTGGGCATACCGAGGGCATTACTTTATTATTATTACTTCCCCATGTGGAAGAAATTCCTAGAACAGCTGGGTGGGGAAGTGGTTGTTTCCGGCCGTACCACCAAGGGAATTTTGACCCGTGGTGTGCAAAGGTGTGTTGATGAGGCCTGTCTGCCCATAAAGCTGGCCTTCGGGCATGTGCAGGACATGGTAGACAAGGGTGTGGACTATATCTTCTTACCCCGCATGGTCAGTGTAGCCCGCAGGGAATATATTTGTCCCAAATTCCTGGGTTTTCCCGATATGGTTAAACAAAATATTCCCGGCCTGCCCCCGGTTATTGACACTGCTGTTAATATGAGAAAAAGCAGCCGGGACATTAATCAATTTATCTGGCAAGTGGGGGCTGTTTTCGGCAAGAGCCCCCTGCAAAGCTGGCTGGCTTACCGGCAGGCCAGACAGGTGCATAACCGATACATTAAACTTTTGGAACAGGGCCTGCTGCCGGAGGAAGCCATGCAGGTGCTGGCAGGTAAAGAGGCACCGCAGGCTGATAACAATGCTGATCTTACCCTGGCCGTAATTGGCCACCCCTATAATATATACGATCCCTTTATCAGCATGAACATTATCGGCAGGCTCAAAAAAGCCGGGGCCAGGGTACTTACGCCGGATAATCTTACCGAGCAAATGGTAAATCAGGGTGTGAGCAGGCTGCCCAAAAAGCTCTTCTGGACCCTATCCCGGCGCATGACCGGCGGGGCCCTGGAGTATCAAAGGCAAGGAAAAGTGGACGGCATAATTCATGTGGCGGCCTTTGCCTGCGGGCCGGATTCCATGACCGGAGAATTAATCGAGCGGTATATCCGGCGGGAAGGAAAAATTCCTTTTATGAGTATTAACCTGGACGAGCATACCGGAGAAGCCGGCGTTATCACCAGGTTAGAGGCCTTTTTGGATATGGTACGCTGGAGGAGGACAGCCGGATGA
- the fdhF gene encoding formate dehydrogenase subunit alpha, translated as MSDITLNINGQPVTVPRGTTILEAARQLGLDIPTLCHDPELSRYGGCRMCVVEVAGWSNLPASCVTEARDGMEVYTDSDRVMEARKTILELLLANHPDDCLTCEKCGSCSLQNYAYRYGVRKGAFLGASRSFPVESDNPFIVRDMNKCILCGKCVRVCSEVVGRSIIDFTFRGFNAKVATAMDRGLSQSGCVFCGSCLQVCPVGALSNKQMMGKGRQWEITSVQTTCPYCGVGCQINLQVKDGKVLGATAAGTGVNGQHLCVKGRFGHGFIHHPDRLTAPLVRKNGEFQEVSWDEALAEVARRLKQIKQDHGGDAIGVLASARMTNEENYLLSKLTRAALGTNNIDHCARLUHAPTVAGLATALGSGAMTNSIDEIAGADFILAIGTNTTEAHPIISLKIRKALQQGACLAVVDPRQTELAELAHYHLQLNPGTDAVLLNSMARVILAEDLWDKEFVRSQCEDFEAFCASVAAYTPEYAADITGVPADTIRQVARSYARAARATILYTMGLTQHVSGTGNVLAAANLALLCGQIGRESTGVNPLRGQNNVQGACDMGALPNVFTGYQSVTEEKHREKFSQAWGAELSSRPGLTVGEMMDAAARGDMKAMYIVGENPVLSDADANHVRQALQNLDFLVVQDIFLTETAKLAHVVLPAATFAEKEGTFTNTERRVQRVRQAIKPLGNSKPDWQIICALANALGYPMNYSGPAEIFTEMAGLTPSYAGINYRRLENGGIQWPCPAADHPGTKYLHSPQFMRGKGKFHAVAYLPPDELPDQEYPFLLNTGRRLVHYHTGTMTLRSDLVQKVDAEMLDMNIHDAARLGLAQGEWVRLVSRRGEVKVAVNLSATVPRGMVFASFHFPQVAINQLTNGARCAISKIPEYKICAVKIEKI; from the coding sequence TTGTCCGATATAACTTTAAATATAAATGGCCAACCGGTAACCGTACCCCGGGGTACCACCATTCTGGAGGCGGCCAGACAATTGGGTTTGGACATCCCCACCCTGTGCCATGATCCGGAATTAAGCCGCTATGGCGGCTGCCGCATGTGCGTAGTGGAGGTGGCCGGTTGGTCCAACCTGCCCGCTTCCTGTGTTACCGAAGCCAGGGACGGTATGGAAGTTTATACCGATTCTGACCGGGTAATGGAAGCCCGCAAAACCATATTGGAATTACTGCTGGCTAACCACCCGGATGATTGTTTGACCTGCGAAAAATGCGGGTCCTGCTCCCTGCAGAATTATGCTTATCGTTACGGGGTAAGAAAAGGGGCCTTTTTGGGGGCCAGCCGTTCATTCCCGGTGGAGAGTGATAATCCATTTATCGTGCGGGATATGAACAAGTGCATTTTATGCGGCAAGTGCGTGCGGGTCTGCTCCGAAGTGGTGGGGCGCAGCATCATTGACTTTACCTTCCGAGGTTTTAATGCTAAAGTGGCCACCGCCATGGACCGGGGCCTTAGCCAATCCGGCTGTGTCTTTTGCGGTTCTTGCCTGCAGGTATGTCCTGTGGGAGCTTTATCCAATAAGCAGATGATGGGTAAAGGACGGCAGTGGGAAATAACCTCGGTGCAAACCACCTGCCCCTACTGCGGTGTTGGCTGCCAAATCAATTTACAGGTGAAGGACGGTAAAGTTTTAGGAGCCACCGCCGCCGGTACCGGAGTTAACGGGCAGCACCTGTGTGTTAAGGGGCGTTTTGGTCACGGGTTTATTCATCATCCGGACAGATTGACCGCTCCCCTGGTGCGGAAAAACGGCGAATTCCAGGAGGTCAGCTGGGATGAGGCCCTGGCCGAAGTGGCCCGGCGGTTAAAACAAATTAAGCAGGATCATGGCGGTGATGCCATTGGTGTGCTGGCATCTGCCCGCATGACCAATGAGGAAAACTACCTCCTGAGTAAACTGACCAGGGCAGCGTTAGGTACTAATAACATAGATCATTGTGCCCGGCTCTGACACGCTCCCACGGTTGCCGGTCTGGCAACTGCATTGGGAAGCGGTGCAATGACCAACTCCATAGATGAAATTGCCGGGGCCGATTTTATCCTGGCCATTGGTACCAATACCACCGAGGCCCACCCGATTATTTCCCTGAAGATTAGAAAGGCCTTGCAGCAGGGGGCATGTTTAGCCGTAGTGGATCCCCGCCAAACGGAATTGGCGGAATTGGCCCATTACCACCTGCAGTTAAATCCTGGCACAGATGCTGTATTACTGAACAGCATGGCCCGGGTCATCCTGGCTGAGGATTTATGGGATAAAGAATTTGTCCGGTCCCAGTGTGAGGACTTCGAGGCATTTTGTGCATCAGTGGCAGCTTATACACCTGAGTACGCTGCTGATATCACCGGGGTACCGGCTGACACCATCAGGCAGGTGGCCCGCAGCTATGCCCGGGCGGCCAGGGCCACTATCCTTTATACCATGGGTCTGACCCAGCACGTCAGCGGCACCGGTAATGTTCTGGCAGCAGCCAATTTAGCGCTGCTGTGCGGGCAGATCGGCCGGGAATCCACCGGCGTTAATCCCCTGCGGGGGCAAAATAATGTCCAGGGCGCCTGTGACATGGGGGCACTGCCCAATGTATTTACCGGTTACCAGTCAGTAACAGAAGAAAAGCACCGGGAGAAATTCAGCCAGGCCTGGGGTGCCGAATTGAGCAGTCGGCCCGGTCTGACAGTGGGAGAAATGATGGATGCCGCCGCCCGGGGGGATATGAAAGCCATGTATATTGTGGGGGAAAACCCCGTCCTCTCCGATGCGGACGCCAATCATGTGCGGCAGGCCCTGCAGAATTTGGACTTCCTGGTGGTGCAGGATATTTTCCTCACCGAGACGGCCAAGCTGGCCCATGTGGTGCTGCCGGCGGCCACCTTTGCCGAAAAGGAAGGTACCTTCACTAACACCGAGCGCCGGGTACAGAGGGTGCGCCAGGCCATTAAGCCCCTGGGCAACAGCAAACCGGACTGGCAGATCATTTGCGCCCTGGCCAATGCCCTGGGTTATCCCATGAACTATAGCGGCCCGGCAGAAATTTTTACCGAAATGGCTGGTTTAACCCCCTCTTATGCCGGGATCAACTACCGGCGGTTAGAGAACGGGGGTATCCAGTGGCCCTGCCCTGCTGCCGACCACCCCGGCACCAAATATTTGCACAGTCCTCAGTTTATGCGGGGTAAAGGCAAATTTCATGCGGTGGCTTACTTGCCGCCCGATGAACTGCCGGATCAGGAATATCCTTTCCTCTTAAATACCGGGCGCCGGTTAGTTCATTACCATACCGGCACCATGACCCTGCGCAGCGACCTGGTGCAAAAGGTTGATGCGGAAATGTTAGATATGAACATCCATGACGCGGCCCGGTTGGGCCTGGCCCAAGGGGAATGGGTCAGATTAGTGTCCCGCCGGGGTGAAGTTAAAGTGGCGGTTAATTTATCGGCCACCGTGCCCCGGGGAATGGTTTTTGCTTCCTTCCACTTTCCTCAGGTAGCTATAAACCAACTAACCAACGGGGCCAGATGTGCCATTTCTAAAATTCCTGAGTATAAGATATGCGCTGTGAAAATCGAGAAAATATAA
- a CDS encoding NADH-quinone oxidoreductase subunit NuoF, with protein MQNLMEACCSQCSHSPAAPCAQYLTCRTEGPLCHTDEQCREKRVQLINAVKVPETADKKQIIVCGGTGCSSSGSAQLAELLRQEIARAGLTATVQVKRTSCHGFCENGPVVHVEPEGTFYTKVQASDVPEIVASHLVGGQAVERLLYRDGAGKTCRTPKEIPFYAKQTRLLLANCGYIDPEQIADYVAVGGYRSLVQVLQHMAPEQVIEEVQQSGLRGRGGAGFPTGKKWAAARRAAGDIKYIICNADEGDPGAFMDRSVLEGDPHAVLEGMLIAGYAVGSTVGYIYCRAEYPLAIKRLKIAIEQARRWGLLGRNILNSGFDFDIILKEGAGAFVCGEGTALQASIEGQRGMPRVKPPRSTEKGLWQKPTVLNNVETLANIPLIIRIGAERFRQIGTANSPGTKIFALSGAVANPGLVEVPMGVTLREVIFGIGGGIRDGKKFKAVQLGGPSGGCLTEQHLDLPVDFDSLTSAGATVGSGGMVVMDENTCMVDVARFFLAFTQAESCGKCTPCREGTKRMLEILERMCQGRAGMDDLADLERLCRVVKTTSLCGLGQACPNPVLSTLKYFRNEYLAHIVDKHCPAGVCSALVNYRIDGEKCRGCGLCLKNCPVQAIRGEKKSPHTIDNEKCIKCGACQTSCKFNAVVTC; from the coding sequence ATGCAGAATTTGATGGAGGCCTGCTGCTCCCAATGCAGCCACAGCCCGGCCGCACCCTGCGCCCAATACTTGACCTGTCGGACTGAGGGGCCCCTCTGTCACACTGATGAACAGTGCCGGGAGAAAAGGGTGCAACTGATCAATGCGGTTAAGGTGCCGGAGACTGCAGATAAAAAACAAATTATTGTTTGTGGCGGTACCGGCTGCTCATCATCCGGTTCTGCGCAATTAGCGGAATTATTGCGCCAAGAAATAGCCCGGGCGGGTTTGACTGCAACAGTTCAGGTAAAGCGCACCAGTTGTCACGGCTTTTGTGAAAACGGCCCGGTTGTGCATGTGGAGCCGGAGGGAACTTTCTACACCAAAGTCCAAGCCAGTGATGTGCCGGAGATTGTAGCCAGTCATTTAGTTGGCGGACAAGCAGTGGAACGTTTGCTTTACCGGGACGGGGCAGGAAAAACTTGCCGCACCCCCAAAGAAATTCCATTTTATGCAAAACAAACACGGCTCTTGTTGGCCAACTGCGGTTACATTGATCCGGAACAAATTGCTGATTATGTGGCGGTGGGTGGCTACCGCAGCCTGGTTCAAGTGCTGCAGCATATGGCCCCGGAGCAGGTAATTGAAGAAGTTCAACAATCGGGCTTGCGGGGCCGGGGTGGGGCCGGTTTCCCCACCGGCAAAAAATGGGCTGCGGCGCGCCGGGCCGCAGGAGATATTAAATATATAATTTGTAACGCTGATGAGGGGGACCCGGGGGCCTTCATGGACCGCTCGGTACTGGAAGGAGATCCCCACGCGGTGTTGGAGGGCATGCTTATTGCCGGCTATGCCGTGGGATCAACGGTTGGTTACATCTACTGTCGGGCGGAGTATCCCCTGGCTATTAAAAGATTAAAAATTGCCATCGAGCAGGCCCGCCGGTGGGGTCTGCTGGGCCGGAACATCCTAAATTCAGGTTTTGATTTTGACATCATCTTAAAAGAGGGGGCCGGGGCTTTTGTTTGCGGCGAAGGGACGGCTCTGCAGGCCTCCATTGAGGGCCAAAGGGGTATGCCCCGGGTGAAACCGCCCCGCTCCACGGAAAAGGGGCTTTGGCAAAAGCCCACCGTGCTAAATAACGTGGAGACCCTGGCCAACATACCATTGATTATTCGGATAGGAGCAGAGCGGTTCAGGCAAATTGGTACCGCCAATTCCCCCGGCACCAAGATATTTGCTCTGAGTGGTGCGGTGGCTAACCCCGGGTTGGTGGAAGTACCCATGGGTGTCACCTTAAGGGAAGTTATCTTTGGCATTGGCGGCGGCATCCGGGATGGTAAGAAATTTAAAGCAGTACAGCTGGGGGGACCCTCCGGAGGCTGCCTCACTGAGCAGCACCTGGATTTGCCGGTGGATTTTGATTCCTTGACCTCAGCCGGGGCCACCGTAGGATCCGGCGGCATGGTGGTGATGGATGAAAACACCTGTATGGTGGATGTGGCCAGGTTCTTCTTGGCCTTTACCCAGGCAGAATCCTGCGGTAAATGCACCCCCTGCCGGGAGGGTACTAAACGCATGCTGGAAATCCTGGAGCGCATGTGCCAGGGCCGGGCCGGTATGGACGATTTAGCTGATTTAGAACGATTGTGCCGGGTGGTTAAGACTACCTCCCTGTGTGGTTTGGGGCAAGCCTGTCCTAACCCGGTGTTATCCACACTGAAGTATTTCCGTAATGAATACCTGGCCCATATTGTGGATAAGCATTGTCCGGCCGGAGTGTGTTCAGCACTGGTTAATTACCGCATTGACGGGGAGAAATGCCGGGGCTGCGGCCTGTGTTTGAAAAATTGCCCGGTACAAGCCATCAGAGGGGAGAAAAAATCACCACATACCATAGATAACGAAAAATGTATTAAATGCGGCGCATGTCAAACAAGCTGTAAGTTTAATGCCGTTGTTACTTGCTAG